From a region of the Sphaerodactylus townsendi isolate TG3544 linkage group LG09, MPM_Stown_v2.3, whole genome shotgun sequence genome:
- the LOC125439137 gene encoding transcription factor AP-2-alpha-like — MLLATKQICKEFTDLLAQDRSPLGNSRPSPILEPGIQSCLTHFNLISHGFGSPAVCAAVTALQNYLTEALKAMDKMYLSNNPNSHTDSGTKGGDKEEKHRK, encoded by the coding sequence ATCTGCAAGGAATTCACGGACCTGCTGGCTCAGGACCGCTCCCCGCTGGGCAACTCCCGGCCCAGCCCCATCCTGGAGCCGGGCATCCAGAGCTGCCTGACCCACTTCAACCTCATCTCACACGGCTTTGGCAGCCCGGCGGTCTGCGCCGCCGTCACCGCCCTGCAGAACTATCTGACCGAGGCGCTCAAGGCCATGGACAAAATGTACCTCAGCAACAACCCCAACAGTCACACGGACAGCGGCACCAAAGGCGGCGACAAAGAGGAGAAGCACCGGAAATGA